The proteins below come from a single Aegilops tauschii subsp. strangulata cultivar AL8/78 chromosome 6, Aet v6.0, whole genome shotgun sequence genomic window:
- the LOC109757046 gene encoding uncharacterized protein produces MIMHTVQRVRFAEGGPDDEVSIGCSSGGVGGSAEEEELWVSVDGKRAVQARWPRLNFRGNQTMFVDGAPVDVMRDLHGWWFREPPYGSAMVMLRARSALQSRLWLEEEEVATAVPGFSLVLQAFQSRTDGLSFAPAH; encoded by the coding sequence ATGATCATGCACACCGTGCAGCGCGTCCGGTTCGCCGAGGGCGGCCCGGATGACGAGGTAAGCATAGGGTGCTCCAGTGGTGGCGTCGGCGGCAGCGCGGAAGAAGAAGAATTGTGGGTGAGCGTCGACGGGAAGCGCGCGGTGCAGGCGCGTTGGCCGCGGCTGAACTTCAGGGGGAACCAGACCATGTTCGTGGACGGAGCGCCGGTGGACGTCATGCGGGACCTGCACGGCTGGTGGTTCCGGGAGCCTCCGTACGGCAGCGCCATGGTCATGCTCCGGGCGCGCAGCGCGCTGCAGAGCCGGCTGTGgctagaggaggaggaggtcgccacCGCCGTGCCGGGGTTCTCGCTCGTCCTCCAGGCCTTCCAGTCCCGCACTGATGGGCTATCATTTGCCCCTGCCCATTGA